The Herpetosiphon gulosus nucleotide sequence GGCCTTACCGCCAACAACCAGCCTACGAGCTGGCGAGGCCAACACCCTTGCAGTGCGGGCAGTTGTGCTGGCACGCCCAACCCAACCAGCCCTCCCCGATCTTGCTGGCTCCGAAGTTGTGCTCGTTAGTACAACCGTCTTGGATTCGTTGCGGCTTTCGTTAGCACGCTTGATTGAGCGTTTGAATGGGACTTCGGTGTTGGCGGTTGGCCTCACCGGAATGGTTGATGAACGGGCAGTGGCGGCGGCGGAAACTGCCAATATTACCTTGTTTGAATTGCCACATAACGCCGATTTACGCATGGTGCAACGTGAAAGTGAGCGGTTGCTCTCTGATCCTGAAGCCCAATATGAACGCCGAGCCGCTCAGCTCTATAGTGCTTTAACCACGAATGGATTGAGTGAGGGCCGCACAACGCTCTTGCGCATGCTTGAACTTTGGACTGGCCATAGTGTGGTTTTTCCGGCTGATGCGGGGATGCCAACCACCGTGCCAGTGCTGCTGGATGGACATCGCGTGGGATTTCTGGGCAGCATCGGCAGCCATCCGTGGGATGCAGGGGCGCTCGAACAAGGCTCAGCCGCATTATCGTTGCTACTCGATAAAGAACGGGCAATCGAAGCCACCGAGGATCGTTTGCGTGGCAGCGTGCTTGAATCGTTGTTGGCAGGGATTCCCTTGGATGTGCCTGGCCAACGGCGGGCAGCTGAGCAAGGCATTTTGCTCGATTCAGCTTATGCCCTAGCTGCTTTACGCCCCCAAGATTCCTTGCAGATCGATCGGGTGATGGCGGCGGTGCGCCGAGCTTGCGATCGCTTGCGCTATCCGGCGTTTATCGCTGATCACGATGGAATTATTGTGTTGGCCATGCCGATCGATAGCCTTGATAATCCTGAGCAGCGGTTGCGCGAGGTTCACAGCGCCTTGCATGAAGCCAGTTGGGTACTTGATGGCGGCTTCGGCATTGCATCGGAAAACGGCGCATGGTCAGGGGCTTGGGCCGAGGCAATCGGCGCATTACGGTTGGGCCGCGAATTACTAGGGGCGGGCGTGTTGGCTGGTGGAGCCGAATTAGGCGTTTATCGGCTACTACTGAGCGTGGCAGACTCAGCTCGTGCTAGAATGTTTTATGATCGGACGATTGGCCCATTAGCTGCTCATGATGCCAAACAAGATGGCGACCTGTTGTACACCCTACAAATGTTCTTTGCTTATCTTGGCAACCATAGTCAGGCCGCAGCAGCGCTGCATATTCACCGTAATACCCTCCTCTATCGGCTTGGTCGAATTGAAAATATTACATCGCATCATCTCGACCGTGCGCCTGATCGGCTGGCATTACAGTTGGGTTTAGCCCTGCATCGGATCTATCAGAGCCAAAAGCCTGATCTAAAAAAGGCGTAGAATAGAGGACAATCGAAGGAGCAGGCGCTATCGTGGCGATAGCGTCCAACATTGTTGTACTCGACACACGATTGTTCGGAGGATTGTATGCGGCTCTGGCGTAAAACAGTGGTACGGGCAACGCTCTTGTTCAGTGATTCTGGGGTAATGGTTGAAGCCTACGATGAATATATGTTTAGTGAAACCTCGCCACCCTTAGTTGTCGGTAAATATCGCGAAATTCCTGCGCCACGTGGCGCTGCGGTCTTTGCGATTCAATTTACCCATGTGATCACCGAAATCTTTCAGGCGCTCCAAACCTTTAAACTTCAATACTACTTGCCTCAACAACCTAATTCGTTTTTGGAAGATTATCTGAGTGGGCCAGGGGCTGATGCTGATCTATCGTTGCGGGCAGTCGCAAGCGGAGCCGATTCGCTTAATCGTGATCAAAAACGGGTGATTTGTACCCTATTATCGAAAAGTGACCCACAAGCATGGGAGCGTTCACGCGAATTTCGGCAACTGTTAGAAAAATAGGTGCTGGATGCCATTTGATTGTGGCAGCCAACGCCCTAGCCAAATTGACAATGACTCAAGATTTCACCATAATGGTGCAAGATTCACTCATTGGACAATGGTTTAAACGTTATGGCGCAACCAATAGATTTGCTGGTTTTGGCAGTATCGCGGGTGAAAAAAGGTGTGGCCTTAGCAGGCATGAGCACCGAAGCTCACCCGATTACTGGTCGGGTGTGGATCGATATTGTGCGGGCTGATGGCCCACTACAATTGAGCGATCTAACGTTCGCTGATGGTTCGTTGATCAAACCTGGTGATGTCGTGCGTTGGGAAGGCTTGGAGCCGCATCCACAACCG carries:
- a CDS encoding PucR family transcriptional regulator, giving the protein MATLYEIWRLALPPTTSLRAGEANTLAVRAVVLARPTQPALPDLAGSEVVLVSTTVLDSLRLSLARLIERLNGTSVLAVGLTGMVDERAVAAAETANITLFELPHNADLRMVQRESERLLSDPEAQYERRAAQLYSALTTNGLSEGRTTLLRMLELWTGHSVVFPADAGMPTTVPVLLDGHRVGFLGSIGSHPWDAGALEQGSAALSLLLDKERAIEATEDRLRGSVLESLLAGIPLDVPGQRRAAEQGILLDSAYALAALRPQDSLQIDRVMAAVRRACDRLRYPAFIADHDGIIVLAMPIDSLDNPEQRLREVHSALHEASWVLDGGFGIASENGAWSGAWAEAIGALRLGRELLGAGVLAGGAELGVYRLLLSVADSARARMFYDRTIGPLAAHDAKQDGDLLYTLQMFFAYLGNHSQAAAALHIHRNTLLYRLGRIENITSHHLDRAPDRLALQLGLALHRIYQSQKPDLKKA